In a genomic window of Nodosilinea sp. E11:
- the infC gene encoding translation initiation factor IF-3 — protein sequence MSKTQLVNRQIRSPQVFLIDHENQNRGLMETRDALKLAEDQGLDLVVVSNGKDAPVAKILDYGKLQYQQSKRQKQSSKPSLKEVKLRPNVGESDYQLRIRRSVEWLSKGDSVKFLVRLRGREHQHRDRAAELLERIVQDIGDAGKVQALDKKALVLMITPA from the coding sequence ATTTCTAAGACGCAACTGGTAAACCGGCAAATTCGCTCACCCCAGGTGTTCCTGATCGATCATGAGAACCAAAACCGAGGTCTCATGGAAACCCGCGATGCGCTTAAGCTGGCGGAAGATCAAGGCCTTGATCTGGTGGTGGTCTCTAACGGCAAAGATGCCCCTGTGGCCAAAATTCTGGATTACGGTAAGCTCCAGTACCAGCAGAGTAAGCGGCAGAAGCAAAGCTCTAAGCCGTCTTTGAAAGAGGTCAAGCTGCGCCCCAACGTGGGTGAGTCTGACTACCAGCTCCGCATTCGACGCTCTGTGGAGTGGCTCTCGAAGGGAGACTCGGTTAAGTTTTTGGTGCGCCTGCGAGGGCGTGAGCACCAGCACCGTGATCGCGCTGCGGAGCTGCTAGAACGCATTGTGCAGGATATCGGCGATGCCGGTAAGGTACAGGCTCTCGACAAAAAGGCCCTAGTGCTAATGATTACTCCCGCCTAG
- a CDS encoding class I SAM-dependent RNA methyltransferase yields the protein MAAYFATVARGLEALAAQELESLGAQAVAPGFCGVAFEGDRELLYRVNLWSRLVFRVLVKLADCPCHDADDLYQGIQSIDWRPYLSPELTFAVDATGKNSRLNHTHFTALQVKNAVVDQQRQHWGDRSTIDTQHPEVRLNVHIQNDTCTVSLDSSGSSLHRRGYRPAVGAAPLKESLAAALVKLTDWPGNVPLFDPLCGSGTLPLEASLAALNIAPGLFREEFGFQTWPDFDGDLWDRLWQEAEASRGPDLDTWVGGCDRDPDIIQQAQRNAQRCDLAEQIKFWAADLADLEAPADSGYLLCNPPYGERLGADDDLGAFYKLLGDVLKQRFKGWTAFVLSGNKALARHIGLKSAQRVAVYNGTLPCQWLKYELY from the coding sequence ATGGCCGCATATTTTGCCACCGTTGCCCGTGGGCTAGAAGCCCTGGCCGCTCAAGAACTAGAATCTCTCGGTGCCCAGGCAGTGGCACCGGGTTTTTGTGGAGTTGCCTTTGAGGGCGATCGCGAGCTGCTGTACCGGGTTAACCTGTGGTCACGGCTGGTTTTTCGGGTGCTAGTTAAGCTAGCCGATTGCCCCTGCCACGATGCCGACGATCTCTACCAAGGCATTCAGAGTATTGACTGGCGGCCCTACCTGTCTCCTGAGCTCACCTTTGCGGTCGATGCCACCGGCAAAAATAGCCGCCTGAACCACACCCACTTCACAGCTCTTCAAGTCAAAAATGCCGTGGTTGACCAGCAGCGCCAGCACTGGGGCGATCGCTCGACTATCGACACCCAACACCCCGAGGTGCGGCTGAATGTACACATTCAAAACGATACTTGCACCGTCAGCCTCGACAGCTCGGGCAGCAGCCTGCACCGGCGGGGTTACCGCCCAGCGGTTGGGGCCGCGCCGCTCAAAGAATCGTTAGCCGCCGCCCTAGTCAAGCTCACCGACTGGCCTGGCAACGTCCCGCTGTTTGACCCGCTGTGTGGCTCTGGCACGCTGCCGCTAGAGGCCAGCCTGGCGGCGTTAAATATTGCTCCAGGCCTCTTTCGCGAGGAGTTTGGCTTCCAGACCTGGCCCGATTTCGATGGCGACCTGTGGGATCGCCTGTGGCAGGAAGCCGAGGCCAGTCGAGGACCAGACTTAGATACCTGGGTGGGGGGGTGCGATCGCGATCCCGACATCATTCAGCAGGCTCAGCGCAACGCCCAACGCTGCGATCTGGCTGAGCAGATTAAATTCTGGGCTGCCGACCTAGCCGACCTAGAGGCCCCCGCCGACAGCGGCTATCTGCTGTGCAACCCGCCCTACGGCGAACGGCTGGGGGCCGACGATGACCTCGGGGCCTTCTACAAGTTGCTAGGCGACGTGCTCAAGCAGCGCTTTAAGGGGTGGACAGCCTTTGTGCTCAGCGGCAACAAAGCCCTGGCTCGACATATTGGGCTGAAGTCGGCCCAGCGGGTGGCCGTGTATAACGGCACTCTGCCCTGCCAGTGGCTGAAGTATGAGCTGTATTGA
- a CDS encoding cofactor assembly of complex C subunit B, producing MAQTDPNRVLRRLPLVVGGLGGVLLLLNRVLTPMLTESQARSDVMGVILSAVLILTGLIWQRVQPIAPEAVTLVGEAGLEFDAALSEATKTELAWASHLLLTNTVTRSVVVYHQGKVLLRRGILPPQAEVTPGPILKRVLETGKAIYLVNLSIYPGRVEFDYLPENTQGVICQPMGKDGALILAANAPRSYTRQDEAWVEGLADKLGHSLDALSLDALNSEPGHPTSEVATFEG from the coding sequence ATGGCGCAAACTGACCCAAATCGGGTGCTGCGGCGGCTTCCCCTAGTGGTCGGGGGGCTAGGCGGCGTTTTGTTGCTGCTCAACCGCGTACTCACGCCAATGCTCACCGAGTCCCAGGCTCGCTCCGACGTGATGGGCGTTATTTTGAGCGCCGTGCTAATTTTGACCGGCTTGATCTGGCAGCGGGTTCAGCCCATCGCTCCGGAGGCGGTTACCCTGGTAGGCGAAGCCGGTCTAGAATTCGACGCAGCCTTGTCAGAAGCCACTAAGACTGAGCTGGCTTGGGCCTCGCATCTGCTGTTGACCAACACCGTCACCCGTTCGGTCGTGGTCTATCACCAGGGCAAAGTGCTGCTGCGGCGCGGTATCTTACCCCCCCAGGCCGAGGTTACTCCTGGCCCCATTCTGAAGCGGGTACTTGAGACTGGCAAAGCCATCTATCTGGTTAATCTCAGCATTTACCCTGGGCGAGTCGAGTTTGACTATTTACCCGAAAACACCCAGGGTGTGATCTGCCAGCCCATGGGTAAAGATGGCGCGTTGATTTTGGCGGCCAACGCCCCCCGCAGCTACACCCGCCAAGACGAAGCCTGGGTAGAGGGCCTGGCCGATAAATTGGGCCATAGCCTAGATGCCCTGAGTCTAGATGCACTGAACTCGGAGCCTGGTCATCCAACCTCTGAGGTTGCCACGTTTGAGGGCTAA
- a CDS encoding metallothionein encodes MTTVTQMKCACDSCLCVVDTSQALEKDGHYFCSDACANGHPEGSTGCGHTGCGCHN; translated from the coding sequence ATGACTACCGTTACTCAGATGAAATGCGCCTGCGACTCCTGCCTGTGCGTTGTCGATACTAGCCAAGCCCTAGAGAAAGACGGCCACTATTTTTGCAGCGATGCCTGTGCCAACGGACACCCCGAGGGGTCTACGGGCTGTGGTCACACGGGCTGCGGTTGCCACAACTAA
- a CDS encoding ArsR/SmtB family transcription factor — protein MAEFFGVLGDPNRWRILSALALREMRVGELAAAVAMSESAVSHQLRILRATRLVSYRKRGRNVLYCLKDDHVFNLYREASEHLDEPMEE, from the coding sequence ATGGCGGAGTTTTTTGGGGTGCTGGGCGATCCCAATCGCTGGCGCATTCTCTCGGCTCTGGCCCTAAGAGAAATGCGCGTGGGGGAGCTAGCCGCCGCCGTAGCCATGAGTGAGTCGGCAGTGTCGCACCAGCTGCGGATTTTACGGGCGACGCGCCTGGTTAGCTACCGCAAGCGCGGGCGCAACGTGCTCTACTGCCTCAAAGACGACCATGTGTTTAACCTCTACCGCGAAGCCTCGGAGCACCTAGATGAACCTATGGAAGAGTGA